A part of Pungitius pungitius chromosome 15, fPunPun2.1, whole genome shotgun sequence genomic DNA contains:
- the cryz gene encoding quinone oxidoreductase isoform X2: METQNVDHLDVLIRVHACGVNPVETYIRAGTYARKPPLPYTPGTDVAGVVETVGEGVTAVKAGDRVFTTATESGGYAEFAVAADRCVHKLPEALHLSQGAAIGVPYFTAYRALVHKAHAKAGETVLIHGASGGVGVAACQLSRALGLKVLGTAGTPEGLKLVLSNGAHMAFNHREEGYTDQILEATQGGGIDVIVEMLSNINLSADLQMLALGGRVAIVGCRGSVEINPRDAMAKESSIMGVALFLATPEENEECAALLCAGMEAGWLRPVVGSQYPLAEAARAHHDIIECAGAAGKTVLVV, encoded by the exons ATGGAAACCCAGAACGTGGATCATCTGGAT GTGCTGATTCGGGTGCATGCCTGCGGAGTCAACCCTGTGGAAACGTACATCCGGGCAGGGACGTACGCCCGTAAGCCCCCCCTGCCGTACACACCGGGCACAGACGTAGCCGGAGTGGTGGAAACTGTTGGAGAAGGAGTGACCGCAGTAAag GCAGGAGACCGCGTGTTCACCACAGCCACGGAGTCCGGGGGCTACGCGGAGTTCGCCGTGGCAGCCGACCGATGTGTCCACAAGCTGCCCGAGGCCTTGCACCTGAGCCAGGGAGCAGCCATCGGCGTCCCCTACTTCACCGCCTACAGGGCTCTGGTCCACAA AGCTCACGCCAAAGCTGGAGAGACCGTCCTCATCCACGGGGCCAGTGGAGGG GTGGGTGTGGCAGCGTGCCAGCTGTCCCGTGCTTTGGGTCTGAAGGTTTTGGGGACGGCGGGGACGCCAGAGGGGCTGAAGCTGGTCCTCAGCAACGGAGCTCACATGGCCTTTAATCACAGAGAAGAGGGCTACACAGACCAAAtcctg GAAGCCACACAGGGTGGAGGCATCGATGTGATCGTAGAGATGCTGTCAAACATCAACCTCAGTGCAGACCTCCAGATGTTGGCTTTGGGAGGACGTGTTGCG ATCGTCGGCTGCAGAGGCTCAGTGGAGATCAACCCCAGAGACGCCATGGCTAAGGAGAGCAGCATCATGGGAGTGGCCCTCTTCTTAGCCACGCCG gaggagaacgaggagtgTGCGGCGCTGCTCTGCGCCGGGATGGAAGCTGGCTGGCTGCGTCCGGTGGTCGGCTCCCAGTATCCGCTCGCCGAGGCCGCACGGGCCCACCACGACATCATCGAGTGTGCCGGGGCTGCTGGGAAGACGGTCCTGGTCGTGTGA
- the cryz gene encoding quinone oxidoreductase isoform X1 — MSGASRLMRAVRVTEFGDPSVLRLRADVAVPRPGSRQVLIRVHACGVNPVETYIRAGTYARKPPLPYTPGTDVAGVVETVGEGVTAVKAGDRVFTTATESGGYAEFAVAADRCVHKLPEALHLSQGAAIGVPYFTAYRALVHKAHAKAGETVLIHGASGGVGVAACQLSRALGLKVLGTAGTPEGLKLVLSNGAHMAFNHREEGYTDQILEATQGGGIDVIVEMLSNINLSADLQMLALGGRVAIVGCRGSVEINPRDAMAKESSIMGVALFLATPEENEECAALLCAGMEAGWLRPVVGSQYPLAEAARAHHDIIECAGAAGKTVLVV, encoded by the exons ATGTCGGGGGCCAGCAGGCTGATGAGAGCCGTCAGGGTGACGGAGTTCGGAGATCCGTCGGTGCTCAGACTCCGCGCGGACGTGGCCGTCCCGCGGCCCGGAAGCAGACAG GTGCTGATTCGGGTGCATGCCTGCGGAGTCAACCCTGTGGAAACGTACATCCGGGCAGGGACGTACGCCCGTAAGCCCCCCCTGCCGTACACACCGGGCACAGACGTAGCCGGAGTGGTGGAAACTGTTGGAGAAGGAGTGACCGCAGTAAag GCAGGAGACCGCGTGTTCACCACAGCCACGGAGTCCGGGGGCTACGCGGAGTTCGCCGTGGCAGCCGACCGATGTGTCCACAAGCTGCCCGAGGCCTTGCACCTGAGCCAGGGAGCAGCCATCGGCGTCCCCTACTTCACCGCCTACAGGGCTCTGGTCCACAA AGCTCACGCCAAAGCTGGAGAGACCGTCCTCATCCACGGGGCCAGTGGAGGG GTGGGTGTGGCAGCGTGCCAGCTGTCCCGTGCTTTGGGTCTGAAGGTTTTGGGGACGGCGGGGACGCCAGAGGGGCTGAAGCTGGTCCTCAGCAACGGAGCTCACATGGCCTTTAATCACAGAGAAGAGGGCTACACAGACCAAAtcctg GAAGCCACACAGGGTGGAGGCATCGATGTGATCGTAGAGATGCTGTCAAACATCAACCTCAGTGCAGACCTCCAGATGTTGGCTTTGGGAGGACGTGTTGCG ATCGTCGGCTGCAGAGGCTCAGTGGAGATCAACCCCAGAGACGCCATGGCTAAGGAGAGCAGCATCATGGGAGTGGCCCTCTTCTTAGCCACGCCG gaggagaacgaggagtgTGCGGCGCTGCTCTGCGCCGGGATGGAAGCTGGCTGGCTGCGTCCGGTGGTCGGCTCCCAGTATCCGCTCGCCGAGGCCGCACGGGCCCACCACGACATCATCGAGTGTGCCGGGGCTGCTGGGAAGACGGTCCTGGTCGTGTGA
- the dars2 gene encoding aspartate--tRNA ligase, mitochondrial isoform X2, producing MAAKSRYALRRVFSGLRAHSVYYQDPAASPRQGRLLWTPQMRHLSGCHPLLTSRSPATGPSSLSFRSHTCGELRSDHVGEEVSLCGWVQYLRQDLFVILRDFSGSAQVLIPQEESAGRLKAALCDLPAESVVKVTGTVRRRPTGQENKEMPTGDVEILADSVEVFNKSQKLPFEIKDFVKKSESLRMQYRYLDLRSSRMQKNLRLRSQLVMKMREYLCNVHGFVDVETPTLFKRTPGGAKEFVVPSREAGRFYSLPQSPQQFKQLLMVGGVDRYFQMARCYRDEGSKPDRQPEFTQVDIEMSFVDQAGILSLVEGLVQYSWPAEKGAVTAPFPTMTYEEAMRDYGVDKPDTRFSMKLIDLCQVFLSTEIDVLRSALSQPGGSVQAVCVPGGAKLFAGKDLEELKQTAKTQFGQELSVVLVKADGTLRSPLKKLLSVSATDELLQRTGAKAGDLLLMAAGSLHAVRPLLGNLRLRCAELLESRGASVRDPSAFHFLWVLDFPLFLPKAEAPDQLESAHHPFTAPVPEDAELLYTQPQKVRGQHYDLVLNGCEIGGGSIRIHKASEQLHVLKSVLNEDPGLLSHLLEALDSGAPPHGGIALGEVNSALTTAGFGPH from the exons ATGGCTGCAAAGAGCAGGTACGCGCTTCGGAGGGTGTTCAGCGGACTCCGAGCTCACAGTGTTTATTACCAGGACCCAGCCGCGTCCCCGCGTCAAGGACGCCTTCTGTGGACCCCCCAAATGAGACACCTGAGCGGCTGCCACCCGCTCCTCACGTCAAGGTCCCCGGCCACAG gTCCCAGCAGTCTGTCTTTCAGGAGTCACACCTGTGGAGAACTGAGATCGGACCACGTGGGAGAGGAGGTCTCTCTGTGTGGCTGGGTCCAGTACCTCAG GCAGGACCTGTTTGTCATCCTGAGAGATTTCAGCGGATCAGCCCAGGTTTTGATCCCTCAGGAGGAA TCTGCGGGCCGTTTGAAAGCAGCGCTGTGCGATCTCCCAGCCGAGTCCGTCGTCAAGGTTACGGGAACGGTCAGAAGACGACCCACGGGCCAGGagaacaag GAGATGCCAACAGGAGACGTAGAGATCCTGGCTGATAGTGTGGAGGTTTTCAATAAGAGCCAGAAGCTGCCTTTTGAGATCAAAGACTTTGTCAAA AAATCGGAGTCGTTGCGGATGCAGTATCGCTACCTGGACCTGAGGTCCTCTCGGATGCAGAAGAACCTCAGGCTGAGGTCTCagctggtgatgaagatgagagagTACCTCTGTAATGTGCACG GTTTTGTCGACGTGGAAACTCCTACCCTGTTTAAAAGGACACCGGGG GGAGCCAAAGAGTTTGTGGTTCCGTCCAGAGAAGCGGGCCGCTTTTACTCGCTGCCCCAGAGCCCCCAGCAATTCAAGCAGCTTctgatggtggggggggtggacag GTACTTCCAGATGGCTCGGTGCTACCGGGATGAAGGCTCCAAACCGGACCGGCAGCCAGAGTTCACCCAG GTAGACATAGAAATGTCTTTTGTGGACCAGGCTGGCATCCTGTCCCTGGTGGAGGGTCTCGTGCAGTACTCCTGGCCCGCAGAGAAAGGTGCCGTTACGGCTCCTTTCCCGACTATGACGTATGAAGAGGCCATGAGGGACTACGGCGTGGACAAGCCCGACACCAGGTTCAGCATGAAG CTGATTGACCTCTGTCAGGTTTTCCTGTCCACGGAAATTGACGTCCTCAGATCAGCTCTCAGCCAACCGGGAGGCTCCGTCCAGGCCGTCTGTGTCCCCGGCGGAGCG AAGCTGTTTGCTGGGAAGGATTTGGAAGAACTGAAACAAACTGCCAAGACTCAGTTTGGCCAg GAGCTCAGCGTGGTGCTGGTCAAGGCGGACGGGACGTTGAGGTCCCCCCTGAAGAAGCTGTTGTCTGTCTCTGCCACAgacgagctgctgcagaggacCGGAGCCAAAGCAGGAGACCTGCTGCTGATGGCAGCCGGGTCCCTCCACGCTGTG cgcccgttgcTGGGTAACCTGCGTCTGCGCTGTGCGGAGCTCCTGGAGTCACGCGGCGCGTCGGTCCGCGACCCCTCGGCTTTCCACTTCCTGTGGGTTTTGGACTTCCCCCTCTTCTTGCCCAAAGCAGAGGCGCCGGATCAGCTGGAGTCGGCCCATCATCCCTTTACTGCCCCGGTGCCCGAGGACGCAGAGCTACTCTACACACAGCCTCAGAAG GTGCGTGGTCAGCACTACGACCTGGTGTTGAACGGCTGTGAGATAGGAGGAGGCTCCATCCGTATCCACAAGGCCTCAGAGCAGCTTCACGTTCTCAAGAGCGTCCTCAAT GAGGACCCCGGCCTCCTCTCTCACCTGCTGGAGGCTCTGGACTCCGGAGCCCCGCCACATGGGGGCATTGCTCTGGGTGAGGTCAACTCTGCACTGACCACAGCCGGCTTCGGCCCTCACTGA
- the bpnt2 gene encoding inositol monophosphatase 3 — MAPMGIRLSPLGVAVFCLLGVGVIYHLYAGVISNRWAAFRKGDKVDLRDLLAVSVEAAVLGGLEVKKTRRGDNLEEKSKGKTREGAVELLTAGDLHSHRKMFNLISNTFPDVTVISEEHDNTVDKAASWSRNIPADILEKINGGKDVPAERVTVWIDPLDATQEYTENLVKFVTTMVCVAVDGKPVIGVIHQPFTEFTAWAFVGQGSNMSPRPSYSVSPPKTIVSRSHSGQVRSFVQEAFGNSTTIIEAGGAGYKVLSLVSMPLSEDEPVDQADVYIHVTFIKKWDICAGAALLTALGGHMTTLKGEDIDYSGTPLNKGGLVASVGVDHKALLEKLPKGEPEKH, encoded by the exons ATGGCTCCGATGGGCATCCGGCTGTCCCCGCTCGGTGTGGCGGTGTTCTGCCTCCTGGGAGTCGGCGTCATCTACCACCTGTACGCGGGAGTCATTTCCAACCGCTGGGCTGCTTTCAG GAAGGGGGACAAAGTGGATCTGAGGGACCTGCTAGCTGTCTCCGTGGAGGCCGCGGTGCTCGGTGGCTTGGAG GTAAAGAAGACGCGTCGTGGTGATAACCTGGAGGAGAAGTCCAAGGGCAAGACGAGGGAGGGAGCCGTTGAGCTCCTGACCGCGGGCGACCTGCACTCTCATAGAAAGATGTTCAACCTCATAAGCAACACGTTCCCTGATGTCACG GTGATCAGCGAGGAGCACGACAACACGGTGGACAAGGCCGCGTCCTGGAGCCGCAACATTCCAGCCGACATACTTGAGAAGATAAATGGGGGCAAGGACGTCCCCGCTGAGAGAGTCACGGTGTGGATCGACCCCCTGGATGCCACACAGGAATACACAG AGAACCTGGTGAAGTTTGTGACCACAATGGTGTGCGTGGCCGTAGATGGTAAACCAGTCATTGGAGTCATACACCAGCCCTTCACTGAGTTCactg CCTGGGCGTTTGTAGGTCAGGGGTCAAATATGAGTCCCCGTCCGTCCTACAGTGTCAGCCCTCCGAAGACGATTGTATCACGTTCCCACTCCGGACAGGTTAGAAGCTTTGTTCAGGAGGCTTTTGGGAACAGCACAACAATCATCgaagcaggtggagcag GGTATAAGGTCCTGTCTCTTGTGTCGATGCCTCTGAGTGAAGACGAGCCTGTGGACCAGGCGGACGTTTACATCCACGTCACCTTCATTAAGAAATGGGACATCTGCGCTGGTGCAGCGCTACTGACTGCACTGG GTGGCCACATGACGACACTGAAGGGGGAGGACATCGACTACAGCGGCACGCCACTCAACAAAGGAGGGCTGGTAGCCAGTGTTGGTGTGGACCACAAGGCCCTGCTGGAGAAGCTCCCGAAGGGGGAGCCCGAAAAGCACTGA
- the tox gene encoding thymocyte selection-associated high mobility group box protein TOX isoform X1 — MDVTVYPPPHQPLAASDHTRLGQLSYPDPSYGTNKLDRDTMFLGMPEQGLDYASTNQFRVPQPPHPLSKVTPPHQPSHHWRRDTHMADSHRLPWSYSMGGLGDEDFNIPPITPPTLPDHMLPPHLPHDSRSGPYHPLDGPYQLQDGAAMLNQDGRTFSPDGGPMASTLSVMQQMVNSDSRFTSSQQPIEAALGPRSQSGLSQQSQLSTINQSQLGLSGNSVPHNSPSPPGSKSATPSPSSSAHEDDNEEGLRLVSGDKRPAAVDIAKKPKTPKKKKRKDPNEPVKPVSAYALFFRDTQANIKAQNPNATFGEVSKIVASMWDGLGEEQKQLYKKRTETAKKEYLKQLAAYRASLVSQSYNDPSEMKPPHPSSTPPSSSSSMFTSKPSVYPGHPGQHHSSGSMGHPHSLPPHPHQHPSMYMPYPHPSHPSHASSPGLSPHLPPPHSQIHPQLQPLSSRGSVPRPSVPHQGVLSLGGMAAASPPPLQVSPPLHSQAHLGGLHSPHQQHQQLSGHSLGMAHSPGIPQSYHPSLQSDYQQLGGGMLNSGAMMSSSVDYHQLGRHTPSHHPCLDWSNDYHGNGSGLQRDKPLYLS; from the exons TTTCGTGTGCCACAGCCCCCTCACCCTCTGAGCAAGGTGACGCCACCCCACCAGCCCTCCCATCACTggaggagggacacacacatggCCGACTCACACCGCCTGCCCTGg TCCTACTCAATGGGCGGTTTGGGCGATGAGGACTTCAACATCCCGcccatcactccccccacccTGCCGGACCACATGCTGCCCCCCCACCTACCACACGATTCCCGCTCTGGACCGTACCACCCTCTGGACGGCCCCTACCAGCTGCAGGACGGGGCTGCGATGCTCAACCAAGATGGACGCACCTTCAGTCCGGATGGGGGCCCGATGGCCAGTACACTGTCGGTG ATGCAGCAGATGGTGAACTCAGACTCCCGGTTCACCAGCAGCCAGCAGCCAATCGAGGCGGCTCTCGGACCAAGGAGCCAATCGGGTTTAAGCCAGCAGAGCCAGTTGTCCACCATCAACCAGTCCCAGCTGGGTCTAAGTGGGAACTCTGTCCCCCAcaactctccctccccccctggaAGCAAGTCGGCCACGCCGTCTCCCTCCAGTTCAGCCCACGAGGATGACAACGAGGAGGGACTCAGG CTGGTCAGTGGAGACAAGAGGCCAGCGGCAGTGGACATCGCCAAGAAACCCAaaacaccaaagaagaagaagcgaaaGGACCCCAATGAGCCGGTGAAGCCGGTGTCCGCCTACGCCTTGTTCTTCAGGGACACCCAAGCCAACATCAAGGCCCAGAACCCCAACGCCACCTTCGGGGAGGTGTCAAAGATCGTGGCGTCCATGTGGGACGGGCTGGGAGAGGAGCAGAAACAG CTGTACAAGAAGAGGACAGAGACGGCCAAGAAGGAGTATCTGAAACAGCTGGCTGCCTACAGAGCCAGTCTGGTGTCACAG AGCTACAACGATCCATCTGAAATGAAGCCGCCCCACCCTTCCTCcacgcctccctcctcctcttcctcaatgTTTACCTCCAAACCCTCGGTGTACCCTGGTCACCCGGGCCAGCACCATTCCTCCGGTTCAATGGGCcaccctcactccctccctccccatccccaTCAGCACCCCAGCATGTACATGCCGTACCCTCACCCGTCACACCCCTCCCACGCCTCAAGCCCCGGGCTCAGCCCGCACCTGCCCCCACCTCACTCCCAGATCCACCCCCAGCTCCAGCCTCTGTCCTCAAGGGGCAGCGTGCCGCGGCCCAGCGTCCCCCACCAGGGAGTTCTGTCCCTCGGTGGCATGGCGGCggcgtccccccctcctctccaggtCAGCCCTCCTCTCCACAGCCAGGCACACCTGGGGGGGCTGCACAGtccccaccagcagcatcagcagctcaGTGGACATTCGCTTGGAATGGCCCACTCACCTGGCATCCCACAG AGCTACCACCCATCCCTCCAGTCTGACTACCAGCAATTAGGGGGAGGAATGCTTAACAGTGgagcgatgatgtcatcatcagtGGACTACCATCAGCTTGGGCGACACACGCCGAGCCACCACCCCTGTCTGGACTGGAGCAACgattaccatggcaacgg CAGCGGCCTGCAGAGGGACAAACCTCTGTATCTGAGCTAA
- the dars2 gene encoding aspartate--tRNA ligase, mitochondrial isoform X1 has translation MAAKSRYALRRVFSGLRAHSVYYQDPAASPRQGRLLWTPQMRHLSGCHPLLTSRSPATGPSSLSFRSHTCGELRSDHVGEEVSLCGWVQYLRQDLFVILRDFSGSAQVLIPQEESAGRLKAALCDLPAESVVKVTGTVRRRPTGQENKEMPTGDVEILADSVEVFNKSQKLPFEIKDFVKKSESLRMQYRYLDLRSSRMQKNLRLRSQLVMKMREYLCNVHGFVDVETPTLFKRTPGGAKEFVVPSREAGRFYSLPQSPQQFKQLLMVGGVDRYFQMARCYRDEGSKPDRQPEFTQVDIEMSFVDQAGILSLVEGLVQYSWPAEKGAVTAPFPTMTYEEAMRDYGVDKPDTRFSMKLIDLCQVFLSTEIDVLRSALSQPGGSVQAVCVPGGAKLFAGKDLEELKQTAKTQFGQELSVVLVKADGTLRSPLKKLLSVSATDELLQRTGAKAGDLLLMAAGSLHAVRPLLGNLRLRCAELLESRGASVRDPSAFHFLWVLDFPLFLPKAEAPDQLESAHHPFTAPVPEDAELLYTQPQKVRGQHYDLVLNGCEIGGGSIRIHKASEQLHVLKSVLNEDPGLLSHLLEALDSGAPPHGGIALGLDRLVSILVGAPSIRDVIAFPKSFRGHDLMSCAPDFVSEEELKSYHIAVKWPVDKEQEERGIEDAKK, from the exons ATGGCTGCAAAGAGCAGGTACGCGCTTCGGAGGGTGTTCAGCGGACTCCGAGCTCACAGTGTTTATTACCAGGACCCAGCCGCGTCCCCGCGTCAAGGACGCCTTCTGTGGACCCCCCAAATGAGACACCTGAGCGGCTGCCACCCGCTCCTCACGTCAAGGTCCCCGGCCACAG gTCCCAGCAGTCTGTCTTTCAGGAGTCACACCTGTGGAGAACTGAGATCGGACCACGTGGGAGAGGAGGTCTCTCTGTGTGGCTGGGTCCAGTACCTCAG GCAGGACCTGTTTGTCATCCTGAGAGATTTCAGCGGATCAGCCCAGGTTTTGATCCCTCAGGAGGAA TCTGCGGGCCGTTTGAAAGCAGCGCTGTGCGATCTCCCAGCCGAGTCCGTCGTCAAGGTTACGGGAACGGTCAGAAGACGACCCACGGGCCAGGagaacaag GAGATGCCAACAGGAGACGTAGAGATCCTGGCTGATAGTGTGGAGGTTTTCAATAAGAGCCAGAAGCTGCCTTTTGAGATCAAAGACTTTGTCAAA AAATCGGAGTCGTTGCGGATGCAGTATCGCTACCTGGACCTGAGGTCCTCTCGGATGCAGAAGAACCTCAGGCTGAGGTCTCagctggtgatgaagatgagagagTACCTCTGTAATGTGCACG GTTTTGTCGACGTGGAAACTCCTACCCTGTTTAAAAGGACACCGGGG GGAGCCAAAGAGTTTGTGGTTCCGTCCAGAGAAGCGGGCCGCTTTTACTCGCTGCCCCAGAGCCCCCAGCAATTCAAGCAGCTTctgatggtggggggggtggacag GTACTTCCAGATGGCTCGGTGCTACCGGGATGAAGGCTCCAAACCGGACCGGCAGCCAGAGTTCACCCAG GTAGACATAGAAATGTCTTTTGTGGACCAGGCTGGCATCCTGTCCCTGGTGGAGGGTCTCGTGCAGTACTCCTGGCCCGCAGAGAAAGGTGCCGTTACGGCTCCTTTCCCGACTATGACGTATGAAGAGGCCATGAGGGACTACGGCGTGGACAAGCCCGACACCAGGTTCAGCATGAAG CTGATTGACCTCTGTCAGGTTTTCCTGTCCACGGAAATTGACGTCCTCAGATCAGCTCTCAGCCAACCGGGAGGCTCCGTCCAGGCCGTCTGTGTCCCCGGCGGAGCG AAGCTGTTTGCTGGGAAGGATTTGGAAGAACTGAAACAAACTGCCAAGACTCAGTTTGGCCAg GAGCTCAGCGTGGTGCTGGTCAAGGCGGACGGGACGTTGAGGTCCCCCCTGAAGAAGCTGTTGTCTGTCTCTGCCACAgacgagctgctgcagaggacCGGAGCCAAAGCAGGAGACCTGCTGCTGATGGCAGCCGGGTCCCTCCACGCTGTG cgcccgttgcTGGGTAACCTGCGTCTGCGCTGTGCGGAGCTCCTGGAGTCACGCGGCGCGTCGGTCCGCGACCCCTCGGCTTTCCACTTCCTGTGGGTTTTGGACTTCCCCCTCTTCTTGCCCAAAGCAGAGGCGCCGGATCAGCTGGAGTCGGCCCATCATCCCTTTACTGCCCCGGTGCCCGAGGACGCAGAGCTACTCTACACACAGCCTCAGAAG GTGCGTGGTCAGCACTACGACCTGGTGTTGAACGGCTGTGAGATAGGAGGAGGCTCCATCCGTATCCACAAGGCCTCAGAGCAGCTTCACGTTCTCAAGAGCGTCCTCAAT GAGGACCCCGGCCTCCTCTCTCACCTGCTGGAGGCTCTGGACTCCGGAGCCCCGCCACATGGGGGCATTGCTCTGG GTTTGGACCGACTGGTCTCCATCCTGGTCGGCGCTCCCAGCATCCGCGACGTCATCGCCTTCCCCAAGTCGTTCCGGGGTCACGACCTCATGAGCTGTGCCCCGGACTTTGTGTCTGAGGAGGAGCTCAAGTCTTACCACATCGCTGTCAAATGGCCGGTGGacaaggagcaggaggagaggggaatTGAAGATGCAAAGAAGTGA
- the tox gene encoding thymocyte selection-associated high mobility group box protein TOX isoform X2 — protein sequence MDVTVYPPPHQPLAASDHTRLGQLSYPDPSYGTNKLDRDTMFLGMPEQGLDYASTNQFRVPQPPHPLSKVTPPHQPSHHWRRDTHMADSHRLPWSYSMGGLGDEDFNIPPITPPTLPDHMLPPHLPHDSRSGPYHPLDGPYQLQDGAAMLNQDGRTFSPDGGPMASTLSVMQQMVNSDSRFTSSQQPIEAALGPRSQSGLSQQSQLSTINQSQLGLSGNSVPHNSPSPPGSKSATPSPSSSAHEDDNEEGLRLVSGDKRPAAVDIAKKPKTPKKKKRKDPNEPVKPVSAYALFFRDTQANIKAQNPNATFGEVSKIVASMWDGLGEEQKQLYKKRTETAKKEYLKQLAAYRASLVSQSYNDPSEMKPPHPSSTPPSSSSSMFTSKPSVYPGHPGQHHSSGSMGHPHSLPPHPHQHPSMYMPYPHPSHPSHASSPGLSPHLPPPHSQIHPQLQPLSSRGSVPRPSVPHQGVLSLGGMAAASPPPLQVSPPLHSQAHLGGLHSPHQQHQQLSGHSLGMAHSPGIPQSYHPSLQSDYQQLGGGMLNSGAMMSSSVDYHQLGRHTPSHHPCLDWSNDYHGNGGLQRDKPLYLS from the exons TTTCGTGTGCCACAGCCCCCTCACCCTCTGAGCAAGGTGACGCCACCCCACCAGCCCTCCCATCACTggaggagggacacacacatggCCGACTCACACCGCCTGCCCTGg TCCTACTCAATGGGCGGTTTGGGCGATGAGGACTTCAACATCCCGcccatcactccccccacccTGCCGGACCACATGCTGCCCCCCCACCTACCACACGATTCCCGCTCTGGACCGTACCACCCTCTGGACGGCCCCTACCAGCTGCAGGACGGGGCTGCGATGCTCAACCAAGATGGACGCACCTTCAGTCCGGATGGGGGCCCGATGGCCAGTACACTGTCGGTG ATGCAGCAGATGGTGAACTCAGACTCCCGGTTCACCAGCAGCCAGCAGCCAATCGAGGCGGCTCTCGGACCAAGGAGCCAATCGGGTTTAAGCCAGCAGAGCCAGTTGTCCACCATCAACCAGTCCCAGCTGGGTCTAAGTGGGAACTCTGTCCCCCAcaactctccctccccccctggaAGCAAGTCGGCCACGCCGTCTCCCTCCAGTTCAGCCCACGAGGATGACAACGAGGAGGGACTCAGG CTGGTCAGTGGAGACAAGAGGCCAGCGGCAGTGGACATCGCCAAGAAACCCAaaacaccaaagaagaagaagcgaaaGGACCCCAATGAGCCGGTGAAGCCGGTGTCCGCCTACGCCTTGTTCTTCAGGGACACCCAAGCCAACATCAAGGCCCAGAACCCCAACGCCACCTTCGGGGAGGTGTCAAAGATCGTGGCGTCCATGTGGGACGGGCTGGGAGAGGAGCAGAAACAG CTGTACAAGAAGAGGACAGAGACGGCCAAGAAGGAGTATCTGAAACAGCTGGCTGCCTACAGAGCCAGTCTGGTGTCACAG AGCTACAACGATCCATCTGAAATGAAGCCGCCCCACCCTTCCTCcacgcctccctcctcctcttcctcaatgTTTACCTCCAAACCCTCGGTGTACCCTGGTCACCCGGGCCAGCACCATTCCTCCGGTTCAATGGGCcaccctcactccctccctccccatccccaTCAGCACCCCAGCATGTACATGCCGTACCCTCACCCGTCACACCCCTCCCACGCCTCAAGCCCCGGGCTCAGCCCGCACCTGCCCCCACCTCACTCCCAGATCCACCCCCAGCTCCAGCCTCTGTCCTCAAGGGGCAGCGTGCCGCGGCCCAGCGTCCCCCACCAGGGAGTTCTGTCCCTCGGTGGCATGGCGGCggcgtccccccctcctctccaggtCAGCCCTCCTCTCCACAGCCAGGCACACCTGGGGGGGCTGCACAGtccccaccagcagcatcagcagctcaGTGGACATTCGCTTGGAATGGCCCACTCACCTGGCATCCCACAG AGCTACCACCCATCCCTCCAGTCTGACTACCAGCAATTAGGGGGAGGAATGCTTAACAGTGgagcgatgatgtcatcatcagtGGACTACCATCAGCTTGGGCGACACACGCCGAGCCACCACCCCTGTCTGGACTGGAGCAACgattaccatggcaacgg CGGCCTGCAGAGGGACAAACCTCTGTATCTGAGCTAA